In Argiope bruennichi chromosome 4, qqArgBrue1.1, whole genome shotgun sequence, a single window of DNA contains:
- the LOC129966683 gene encoding eukaryotic translation initiation factor 3 subunit E-B-like isoform X2 — translation MAQWDLTSKIGAFLDRHLVFPLLEFLHVKQVYDERELLLGKLEIVKNTRMIDYAIDIYKQLYPSAPIPEELQEKRRKVVNELKIYQEETNHIRQIFESQPVVKQIETTRDGRMLLEFLVRNYQFNIEWMDSVYIFAKSQYECGNYLAATEYLYLYRLLVPSTDKNYLNGMWGKLAAEILMQSWDTALDDFNRLKEFIDSNPFGSQLVTLQQRTWLIHWSLFVFYNHPKGQDLIIETFLFSQQYLNAIQTVCPHILRYLTTAVITNKQRPSVIKELVKVIQQESYQYRDPITEFVECLYVNFDFDGAQQKLRECEQVLANDFFLVSCLDSFIENARLVIFETFCCIHQCLSIKMLAEKLNMTPEVAEKWIVNLIRNARLDAKIDSQLGHVVMGTKKLSPYQQLIEKIKVISLRSQLLTTNVEKKASANHPERIPYWGAPDF, via the exons gtTTATGATGAAAGGGAGCTCTTGCTCGGAAAGTTAGAGATTGTCAAGAACACTCGGATGATAGATTATGCTATTGACATATACAAACAACTTTATCCCAGTGCACCTATTCctgaag AACTTCaggagaaaagaagaaaagttgtaaatgaattgaaaatataccAGGAAGAAACTAACCATATTAGGCAAATTTTTGAATCTCAGCCTGTGGTTAAGCAGATTGAAACTACTAG GGATGGACGTATGCTTTTGGAGTTCCTTGTTAGGAATTATCAg tttaacatTGAATGGATGGACTCTGTGTACATCTTTGCTAAAAGCCAATATGAATGCGGAAATTATTTAGCTGCTACtgaatatttatatctatatcgTTTATTG GTTCCATctactgataaaaattatttgaatggaaTGTGGGGTAAACTTGCTGCAGAAATCTTGATGCAAAGTTGGGATACTGCTTTAGATGATTTCAATCGCTTGAAAGAATTCATTGATAGCAAT CCTTTTGGGTCTCAGCTTGTCACTCTGCAACAACGGACATGGCTTATTCATTGGAGTCTTTTTGTTTTCTATAATCACCCTAAGGGTCAAGATCTTATCATTGAAACATTCCTGTTCAGCCAACA GTATTTAAATGCTATCCAGACAGTTTGTCCTCATATTTTGAGGTATTTGACAACTGCGGTTATTACGAACAAACAAAGACCATCTGTCATAAAAGAGCTAGTAAAGGTCATTCAACAg GAATCCTATCAATATAGAGATCCTATTACTGAATTTGTTGAATGCTTGTATGTCAATTTTGATTTTGATGGTGCACAACAAAAATTAAGAGAGTGTGAACAAGTTTTGGCAAATGACTTTTTCCTTGTTTCTTGCTTggattcttttattgaaaatgctCGTTTAGTGATCTTTGAGACATTTTGTTGTATTCATCAATGTTTATCAATCAA aaTGTTGGCAGAAAAGCTGAATATGACACCTGAAGTTGCTGAAAAATGGATTGTCAATTTGATTCGAAATGCTCGATTGGATGCCAAAATTGATTCCCAATTA GGACATGTTGTTATGGGTACAAAGAAACTTTCACCTTACCAACAACTAATTGAGAAGATTAAAGTTATTTCACTTAGATCACAGCTGTTAACAACAAATGTAGAGAAAAAAGCATCTGCTAACCATCCTGAGAGG ATTCCTTACTGGGGAGCGCcagatttttag
- the LOC129966683 gene encoding eukaryotic translation initiation factor 3 subunit E-B-like isoform X1, which produces MAQWDLTSKIGAFLDRHLVFPLLEFLHVKQVYDERELLLGKLEIVKNTRMIDYAIDIYKQLYPSAPIPEELQEKRRKVVNELKIYQEETNHIRQIFESQPVVKQIETTRDGRMLLEFLVRNYQFNIEWMDSVYIFAKSQYECGNYLAATEYLYLYRLLVPSTDKNYLNGMWGKLAAEILMQSWDTALDDFNRLKEFIDSNTKELNDNFPFGSQLVTLQQRTWLIHWSLFVFYNHPKGQDLIIETFLFSQQYLNAIQTVCPHILRYLTTAVITNKQRPSVIKELVKVIQQESYQYRDPITEFVECLYVNFDFDGAQQKLRECEQVLANDFFLVSCLDSFIENARLVIFETFCCIHQCLSIKMLAEKLNMTPEVAEKWIVNLIRNARLDAKIDSQLGHVVMGTKKLSPYQQLIEKIKVISLRSQLLTTNVEKKASANHPERIPYWGAPDF; this is translated from the exons gtTTATGATGAAAGGGAGCTCTTGCTCGGAAAGTTAGAGATTGTCAAGAACACTCGGATGATAGATTATGCTATTGACATATACAAACAACTTTATCCCAGTGCACCTATTCctgaag AACTTCaggagaaaagaagaaaagttgtaaatgaattgaaaatataccAGGAAGAAACTAACCATATTAGGCAAATTTTTGAATCTCAGCCTGTGGTTAAGCAGATTGAAACTACTAG GGATGGACGTATGCTTTTGGAGTTCCTTGTTAGGAATTATCAg tttaacatTGAATGGATGGACTCTGTGTACATCTTTGCTAAAAGCCAATATGAATGCGGAAATTATTTAGCTGCTACtgaatatttatatctatatcgTTTATTG GTTCCATctactgataaaaattatttgaatggaaTGTGGGGTAAACTTGCTGCAGAAATCTTGATGCAAAGTTGGGATACTGCTTTAGATGATTTCAATCGCTTGAAAGAATTCATTGATAGCAAT ACAAAAGAGTTGAATGATAATTTT CCTTTTGGGTCTCAGCTTGTCACTCTGCAACAACGGACATGGCTTATTCATTGGAGTCTTTTTGTTTTCTATAATCACCCTAAGGGTCAAGATCTTATCATTGAAACATTCCTGTTCAGCCAACA GTATTTAAATGCTATCCAGACAGTTTGTCCTCATATTTTGAGGTATTTGACAACTGCGGTTATTACGAACAAACAAAGACCATCTGTCATAAAAGAGCTAGTAAAGGTCATTCAACAg GAATCCTATCAATATAGAGATCCTATTACTGAATTTGTTGAATGCTTGTATGTCAATTTTGATTTTGATGGTGCACAACAAAAATTAAGAGAGTGTGAACAAGTTTTGGCAAATGACTTTTTCCTTGTTTCTTGCTTggattcttttattgaaaatgctCGTTTAGTGATCTTTGAGACATTTTGTTGTATTCATCAATGTTTATCAATCAA aaTGTTGGCAGAAAAGCTGAATATGACACCTGAAGTTGCTGAAAAATGGATTGTCAATTTGATTCGAAATGCTCGATTGGATGCCAAAATTGATTCCCAATTA GGACATGTTGTTATGGGTACAAAGAAACTTTCACCTTACCAACAACTAATTGAGAAGATTAAAGTTATTTCACTTAGATCACAGCTGTTAACAACAAATGTAGAGAAAAAAGCATCTGCTAACCATCCTGAGAGG ATTCCTTACTGGGGAGCGCcagatttttag